Part of the Methanobrevibacter sp. genome is shown below.
AAAAAGATTCATCCTCCGGCTCATGTGGTAGTTGTTAGTGATGAATATGGCGCTTACTCTAAATTGGAGTATGTTTTAAATAATGCTGAAGAATTTAAGCAATATCATTCCAATAAGGCTGTTAATGATGGGATGATTGATTATAAAATTAATAAAAAAGAAAGGCATATTAAAAATGATAAGTTAAATAGCTATACAAAATAGCTATTTTCTTTTAATTTTCATAATGTTGCCTAATGTTCTCTCACCAGATGATGTATTTACAAATTGGTTTAAATCAATATTGTCTACTTTTTCAAGTAATTTAATACCCAATGTATTTTCTAATTTTTTAGTAAGTTTTGTATCTGGAGTCATTTTGCCGGTTTCAATTCTATTTATTACAGAAACCCTTTCATTTATTTTTTTACCTAAAATTTCACGAGACCAGTTTTTAGCTTCTCTTGCTTTTCTCACTTCAATGCTAAAATCTTCTATCAACTCTTCTGCAGGTTCATCATTTCTAGAGTAAGGTCTGTTTCTTGTTGTAGTTGGTCTTTTTGTTTTATTTTGTTTAACAAATTTTGGTTTAGGTGGTCTTTTTTGAACTGTTCCAAGTTTGGAGCATTCTTTACAAACAACCATCACTGATCCTTCAATTTTTGCTCTTATAGGATTGTTTTCTGGCACTGGTTTGCCACAAATTTCACATTCCATACTAATCAGTTCCTCTTATTTTTTTAATTAATTATATATTTGTAGTATTATATAATATTGTTTGTATCAATTAAAATGAATACCTTTAAATACTTTAAAGTTACTAATTGTTATTAAAGTAACATGTTGTTAAAAATTTTAAACTAACTGGAGATGATTCACATGGATGATTTTAATGATTTGGAAAATTCTTCAAAAGAACAGTTAATCGAAAAAGTCGATGATTTACAGGAAGAAATTCTTTCTTTAAGAGAAGAAAAATCCAAAGCTAAAAGTAACTTAATGTGGAAAGTTAGGAAATTAGAAAAGGATAAAGTCCTAATAGAAAATGAAAAAATCAGATTGGAAAGAGAAGTAAAATCTCTCAGATCAGAAGTAGATAGATTTAGGTCCCCTCCTTTAGTACTTGCTACAATTACAGAGGTATTGGATGATCATAGAATGACCGTTAAAAGCAGTACAGGGCCTAGTTTTTTAGTTAATTATTCAAAATTCTTAGATGAAAAATTATTAGTTCCAGGTTCAAGAGTCGCTTTAAACCAACAGACATTCGGTATAGTTGAAGTATTGCCATCTGAAAAAGATGCAAATGTTTCAGGAATGGAAATTGAAACCAAACCGGATATTACTTATGATAAGATTGGTGGATTGGAAGAACAAATTAGAGAAGTTAAGGAAACCGTTGAACTTCCTTTAACCGAACCTGAATTATTTGAAAGAGTAGGTATTGAACCACCTAAAGGAATTTTATTATACGGTCCTCCTGGAACCGGTAAGACTTTGCTTGCAAAAGCTGTAGCAAATGAAACCAATGCTACTTTCATAAAAATTGTAGCTTCAGAATTCGTTAAAAAGTATATAGGTGAAGGGGCAAGACTTGTTCGTGAAGTATTTGAACTTGCTAAAGAAAAAGCACCGGCAATTATTTTCATTGATGAATTGGATGCAGTAGCAGCAAAAAGACTTAAAAGTTCCACTAGTGGGGACAGGGAAGTTCAAAGAACTTTAATGCAATTGCTTGCAGAACTTGACGGATTCGAATCAAGAGGAGATATCGGTATTATTGGCGCTACTAATAGGCCGGATATTTTAGACCCTGCACTATTGCGTCCGGGTCGTTTTGACAGATTTATTGAAGTTCCTCTTCCAAATGAAGATGGAAGACGTGAAATCCTTAAAATTCATACCAGAAACATGTCCTTTGATGAAGAGGCAGATGTTGATTTATTAGCAGATTTAACTGACGGTTTGTCTGGTGCGGACTTAAAGGCGGTATGTACCGAAGCAGGTATGTTTGCAATTCGTTCAAAACGTGATAAAATCACTGTTGACGACTTTATGAAAGCAGTTGATAAAGTCATGGAGAAAAATAAAGAAGATGAAATCTTCAAATCCGAAGCAGGCATGATGTTTGGATAAATTTAATAATAAAATAAGCCTATGATGAACCCTATGAGCTCTGATACGTGATGAATGATGGGCGAGCTGAGGCTTATTTCTTAATCTTTTTTTGTAAAACTTTATTTAAAATAAATTCTAATAGTATATATTATGTTATTTAGTAAAAATGATGGAAAAGCAAATGAGAGAATTCTCTATAAAACTAAACCTAATATGCTGTTGGGATGCAAAAAGGCATTTTATGGAATAATTCTATTAATAATTATTTTAACCGTTTCTCCTATGGTAATCAGATTCATAGGTCAGATGCAGGTTTATATGATTTCACAAATCAAGTTATCTTTGACAAGATATACTGCCATTGCTTTTTTTGTAGTCATTCTTATTAATGTAATTTATATCATTTGGCAGTTGATCGGATGGTATGCAATGGAATATACATTGACTGAAAGTAAAATTATTATAAAGTCAGGAGTATTGTCCACTAAAAAAAATTATATGCCCTATGCAACCATTCAGGACATCAATACTTCTCAAGGTATTCTTGCCAGATTATTTAATGTGGGAACAGTTTCTGTTTTTAGCGCATATGATAACAATGAACTGGAGCTGAAAAACATTTCCAATCCTTCTGAAGCTGAAGAGATTATATTTTCTAGAATGGGTGGTCCTAGAAGTTTCCAGGCCCCTCCACAATCAATGCCTCAATATTCTGAAAGAAACTATATTGAAAACAATGAATATCCATCAAGAAATGATCCTTATTTTAATGATGATTATTCCGGTTCTGA
Proteins encoded:
- a CDS encoding multiprotein bridging factor aMBF1, with product MECEICGKPVPENNPIRAKIEGSVMVVCKECSKLGTVQKRPPKPKFVKQNKTKRPTTTRNRPYSRNDEPAEELIEDFSIEVRKAREAKNWSREILGKKINERVSVINRIETGKMTPDTKLTKKLENTLGIKLLEKVDNIDLNQFVNTSSGERTLGNIMKIKRK
- a CDS encoding proteasome-activating nucleotidase; this encodes MIHMDDFNDLENSSKEQLIEKVDDLQEEILSLREEKSKAKSNLMWKVRKLEKDKVLIENEKIRLEREVKSLRSEVDRFRSPPLVLATITEVLDDHRMTVKSSTGPSFLVNYSKFLDEKLLVPGSRVALNQQTFGIVEVLPSEKDANVSGMEIETKPDITYDKIGGLEEQIREVKETVELPLTEPELFERVGIEPPKGILLYGPPGTGKTLLAKAVANETNATFIKIVASEFVKKYIGEGARLVREVFELAKEKAPAIIFIDELDAVAAKRLKSSTSGDREVQRTLMQLLAELDGFESRGDIGIIGATNRPDILDPALLRPGRFDRFIEVPLPNEDGRREILKIHTRNMSFDEEADVDLLADLTDGLSGADLKAVCTEAGMFAIRSKRDKITVDDFMKAVDKVMEKNKEDEIFKSEAGMMFG
- a CDS encoding PH domain-containing protein — encoded protein: MLFSKNDGKANERILYKTKPNMLLGCKKAFYGIILLIIILTVSPMVIRFIGQMQVYMISQIKLSLTRYTAIAFFVVILINVIYIIWQLIGWYAMEYTLTESKIIIKSGVLSTKKNYMPYATIQDINTSQGILARLFNVGTVSVFSAYDNNELELKNISNPSEAEEIIFSRMGGPRSFQAPPQSMPQYSERNYIENNEYPSRNDPYFNDDYSGSDDYLGRNEYYDEYEPITPITHERNSRPRRDYEYYPEDIGNMNNHPRHTYEYEPYDTGLNRTSNDIHSNTHYNKIDHDYSYRQDDYYQNNDSQNHYNEHVEKSSQNDQEDIGSSEHVIQRHFDKFKK